Proteins encoded in a region of the Sterolibacterium denitrificans genome:
- a CDS encoding hemerythrin domain-containing protein — MRRSPHLLQLSREHHTALVLAKRAQRLARGTAAAAQEFMDELPAVFEHELEPHFQVEEIALLSALRDAQAADGAEDVVSMVERTLLEHAGLRELARRIGGQDFSSLAVFGELLDGHVRFEERELFNRAESLLSPEALARIDEAHRQMGAGCRSTLPS, encoded by the coding sequence ATGCGACGCAGTCCGCATTTGTTGCAGCTGTCCCGCGAGCACCACACGGCATTGGTGCTGGCCAAGCGTGCCCAGCGTCTGGCCAGGGGAACGGCGGCGGCAGCACAGGAATTCATGGACGAACTCCCGGCGGTGTTCGAGCATGAACTGGAGCCGCATTTCCAGGTGGAGGAAATCGCCCTGCTGTCGGCCTTGCGGGATGCGCAAGCGGCAGATGGCGCGGAGGATGTCGTGTCCATGGTCGAGCGCACGCTGCTCGAGCATGCCGGCTTGCGTGAGCTGGCGCGCAGGATCGGCGGGCAGGATTTCTCCTCTTTGGCCGTCTTCGGCGAACTGCTCGATGGTCACGTGCGCTTCGAGGAGCGCGAACTGTTCAATCGCGCGGAATCACTGCTGTCGCCCGAGGCGTTGGCGCGGATCGACGAGGCGCATCGGCAGATGGGCGCCGGCTGTCGCTCCACGCTGCCTTCATGA
- a CDS encoding ferredoxin--NADP reductase has translation MNKPVETPLLGLSAGAQSKWTEERILDIRRWTPKLFSFRTTRHPGFRFVPGQFARLGLPLTADPCGEAVWRAYSMASASYDEHLEFFSIVVPGGEFTTRLASLQTGDCILVEKNNYGFLTTDRFVGGRDLWLLASGTGIAPFLSILRDPQVWQDYENLILVYSVREARDLAYEAELAALPQHELLAGLTEGKARLHYVPVVTRERVPGMLDARITQLLADGRLEAATGLPLGVERSRVMVCGNPQMAADLRKCLMERGLQVGRRGKPGQLAFENYW, from the coding sequence ATGAACAAGCCAGTCGAAACGCCATTGCTGGGATTGTCTGCCGGTGCGCAGTCGAAGTGGACCGAGGAGCGCATCCTCGACATCAGGCGCTGGACGCCGAAGCTGTTTTCCTTCCGCACCACGCGTCATCCGGGCTTCCGTTTCGTGCCGGGGCAGTTTGCCCGACTGGGTTTGCCGCTGACCGCCGATCCGTGCGGAGAGGCGGTGTGGCGCGCCTACTCGATGGCCTCGGCAAGTTATGACGAACACCTGGAGTTTTTCTCCATCGTGGTGCCGGGGGGTGAATTCACGACGCGACTGGCAAGCCTGCAGACCGGCGATTGCATCCTGGTCGAGAAAAACAATTATGGTTTTCTGACGACGGATCGTTTCGTTGGCGGGCGCGATCTGTGGCTGCTGGCCAGCGGGACCGGGATCGCGCCTTTTCTGTCGATACTGCGCGATCCGCAGGTATGGCAGGATTACGAAAATCTGATCCTGGTCTATAGCGTGCGCGAAGCGCGGGATCTGGCCTACGAGGCAGAGCTTGCCGCGTTGCCGCAGCATGAGCTGCTGGCCGGGCTGACCGAAGGCAAGGCGCGTCTGCACTATGTGCCGGTGGTGACCCGCGAGCGCGTGCCGGGCATGCTGGACGCCCGCATCACGCAATTACTGGCGGATGGCCGTCTGGAAGCCGCCACGGGTTTGCCGCTCGGCGTGGAGCGCTCGCGCGTGATGGTTTGCGGCAATCCGCAGATGGCGGCCGATCTGCGCAAATGCCTGATGGAGCGCGGTCTTCAGGTTGGCCGGCGCGGCAAGCCGGGGCAATTGGCATTTGAAAACTATTGGTGA